A single genomic interval of uncultured Desulfobacter sp. harbors:
- a CDS encoding peptidoglycan-binding domain-containing protein, with translation MDEPKSNFDNAEFLNHFRLNTDPFSSGREDLKFFHSFNLNVNQPLTAEQTIVYIQFVLNAAGANHQIIIEEKTHQEVFRLSTGRVEQIRTIMDRALHNAFKDRTRTITKKYIKDAFIDVPKRWKTVLKSLTSNSVITKIIIAAVLFGLIGTAVVFWSGKGEKTPILEPEPEPIPPVTTKEKIQAPEPSPAVMPEPLPTLHNTDEKPIQSTNDKLIEFLTAYNLEKYEPLFLTAIFSENFDDITDRIYNETGMMLIHSTSFPAIVGKKYHIYEKILLNPVHIRFFLFWKPTLMISNYGNGIKGPKIRQLQTMLQKIDLYHDEIDGIVDTKLTRSLIRFQRRNQLEQTEFPDITTLFFLTILSE, from the coding sequence ATGGATGAACCCAAATCTAATTTTGATAATGCTGAATTTTTAAATCATTTTCGATTAAACACCGATCCGTTCTCATCCGGCCGGGAGGATCTTAAATTTTTCCATAGCTTTAATCTTAATGTTAATCAACCATTAACTGCTGAGCAGACCATTGTCTATATCCAATTTGTATTAAATGCTGCCGGCGCAAACCATCAAATTATTATCGAAGAAAAAACCCATCAGGAAGTGTTTCGTTTGTCCACGGGCAGGGTTGAACAAATCAGGACAATTATGGATCGGGCGCTTCATAATGCATTTAAAGACCGCACAAGAACCATCACTAAAAAATATATTAAAGATGCATTTATCGATGTACCCAAAAGGTGGAAAACGGTATTAAAATCGTTAACGTCCAACTCAGTCATAACCAAAATAATCATCGCTGCCGTATTGTTCGGCTTAATCGGTACAGCCGTGGTCTTTTGGAGCGGCAAAGGAGAAAAAACGCCAATTCTTGAGCCGGAACCAGAACCAATACCACCCGTCACCACGAAAGAAAAGATACAGGCCCCGGAGCCCTCTCCTGCCGTTATGCCGGAACCGCTCCCCACCTTGCATAATACAGACGAAAAACCGATTCAATCGACAAATGATAAGCTGATCGAATTTTTAACGGCATATAACCTTGAAAAATATGAACCGCTTTTTTTAACGGCAATCTTCTCAGAAAATTTTGACGACATTACCGATAGAATTTACAACGAAACAGGAATGATGCTGATTCATTCCACCTCATTCCCTGCGATTGTCGGAAAAAAATATCACATTTATGAAAAAATTCTATTGAACCCTGTACACATCCGCTTCTTTTTATTCTGGAAACCCACCCTGATGATATCAAACTATGGAAACGGCATTAAAGGCCCTAAAATCCGACAACTTCAGACCATGTTACAAAAAATTGATTTATACCATGATGAAATTGACGGCATTGTAGACACCAAACTGACCCGGTCGCTCATCAGATTCCAACGCCGGAACCAGCTTGAACAAACCGAATTTCCCGATATAACCACTCTGTTTTTTCTGACAATCCTGTCAGAATAG
- a CDS encoding DUF4388 domain-containing protein: protein MNFQGDFEGLALASIFQLLCNDERTGMLTVTGNDVTSRVFFNNGTIVYATASLKEARLGFLLRTNGVISEQQLKKCLDLAKESKTHLGKILVDKGYISSETLKKYNIRQVETILYNLFFCEKGKFDYKDEKLNLKGMIVTQLNPMKLILEASRRIDELSVLKKCIPSDKMVYKMSGTVPNKNEIKLNANEWCVLSLVDGTRTVRQIINQSGYDDFAVYKILFSVISSGMIVEKEEVSLNGEGDEEDYSAIITVYGDLISVILKTLTGELGDHTSAVFEDAKQDLPEQSQQILKTYSPYNDKRPNLTQISNAMVHVSPAEDRRKILITGFNEYCHRILKNMGNILGTETLLNVVADLEKMLSYVEKYQTSSVEKDKIVNDFRTIIMEIKTEFKPKSKGGIFSFFS, encoded by the coding sequence GTGAATTTTCAGGGAGACTTTGAAGGCCTGGCGCTGGCAAGTATCTTTCAATTATTATGCAATGACGAAAGAACCGGGATGTTGACAGTTACCGGCAATGACGTTACAAGCCGGGTTTTTTTCAATAACGGCACCATCGTTTATGCCACAGCATCTCTTAAAGAAGCGCGACTGGGTTTTTTATTGAGAACCAATGGCGTAATTTCCGAACAACAGTTGAAAAAATGCCTCGACCTTGCCAAGGAAAGTAAAACCCATCTGGGCAAAATTTTGGTTGACAAGGGATATATCTCATCTGAAACATTAAAAAAATACAATATCCGCCAAGTAGAAACCATCCTTTACAATCTTTTTTTCTGCGAAAAAGGAAAATTTGACTACAAGGATGAAAAATTAAACCTTAAGGGAATGATTGTTACCCAACTCAATCCCATGAAATTGATACTTGAGGCGTCCAGGCGGATTGATGAGCTATCCGTACTGAAAAAATGTATCCCTTCGGACAAGATGGTTTACAAAATGTCGGGAACTGTCCCGAACAAAAATGAAATAAAACTCAATGCAAATGAATGGTGTGTTCTTTCGCTTGTGGATGGCACGCGGACAGTTCGCCAGATAATTAACCAGAGCGGATATGATGATTTTGCCGTATACAAGATTTTGTTCTCCGTGATTTCGTCCGGAATGATTGTGGAAAAAGAGGAAGTCTCACTGAACGGCGAAGGAGATGAAGAGGATTATTCTGCTATTATCACAGTATACGGCGACCTTATTTCAGTTATCCTTAAAACCCTGACCGGCGAACTGGGGGACCATACCAGTGCCGTCTTTGAAGATGCCAAACAAGACCTTCCCGAACAATCCCAGCAGATTCTTAAAACCTATTCCCCTTACAATGACAAAAGACCCAACTTAACGCAGATTTCAAATGCCATGGTTCACGTGTCCCCTGCTGAAGATAGAAGGAAAATTTTAATAACCGGATTCAATGAATACTGCCACCGCATATTAAAAAATATGGGCAATATACTCGGCACAGAGACCTTGCTCAACGTCGTCGCTGATCTTGAAAAAATGTTGAGTTATGTCGAAAAATACCAGACCAGTTCTGTTGAGAAAGATAAAATCGTCAATGATTTCAGGACCATTATTATGGAGATCAAAACCGAATTTAAACCGAAAAGCAAAGGCGGTATTTTTTCATTTTTTTCCTGA
- a CDS encoding response regulator: MDKILFVDEDLALMEVTQRRLNNVFDIDIAQGGQEGLNAVAGKGPYAVIITGLHMSGMNGFQFVEEAKKIDPDSAIVMLTGRGRLDVSLKALNGGKVFKFLIKPCKPHVLEKVLQEGVEQYQKNRHWAKTPDAGTSHSHKILIVDDDPEVLSVFATAVNATGHYDVLTAENGKIALELVKFIKIHAIAADLNIPDMDGIQLLRAIHRREPNMSLFLMTWNPGFEFQDSIPDITLDAVFEKPLDMPSVLATILTSLRSDPKGEIEGFSTTAFLQMIEMEEKTCTIQVKSAENVGFLFFRKGRLIAAATGDRRGEDAAYDILNWKDSAIQITHADPEKRIEINRSLMHILVEAARRQDEAETGE; the protein is encoded by the coding sequence ATGGATAAAATTTTATTCGTCGACGAAGATCTCGCTTTAATGGAGGTCACACAACGACGCCTGAATAACGTATTTGATATTGATATTGCCCAAGGCGGCCAGGAGGGCCTTAACGCTGTAGCAGGTAAAGGACCCTACGCCGTCATCATCACCGGTCTGCACATGAGTGGCATGAACGGATTTCAGTTTGTAGAAGAGGCAAAAAAGATAGACCCGGACAGCGCAATTGTCATGCTTACCGGACGCGGCAGATTAGATGTTTCACTCAAGGCACTGAACGGTGGAAAAGTTTTTAAATTTTTAATAAAACCCTGCAAGCCCCATGTGCTTGAAAAAGTGTTGCAGGAAGGCGTCGAACAATACCAAAAAAATCGCCACTGGGCCAAAACCCCCGATGCTGGAACGTCCCATAGCCATAAAATACTCATTGTTGATGATGATCCGGAAGTATTAAGTGTGTTTGCTACTGCAGTGAATGCCACGGGACATTACGACGTGCTCACTGCTGAAAACGGCAAAATTGCGCTGGAACTTGTAAAATTCATAAAAATACATGCCATCGCAGCAGACTTGAATATACCGGATATGGACGGCATCCAGCTGCTAAGAGCCATTCACAGACGAGAACCCAATATGAGCCTGTTTTTGATGACCTGGAATCCGGGGTTTGAATTCCAGGATTCAATACCGGATATCACGCTGGATGCTGTTTTTGAAAAACCATTGGACATGCCGTCTGTTTTAGCGACGATCCTGACCAGCTTGCGATCCGATCCAAAAGGGGAGATCGAAGGATTCAGCACAACGGCATTTCTTCAAATGATCGAAATGGAAGAAAAAACATGCACTATTCAGGTAAAATCGGCCGAAAACGTCGGATTTTTGTTTTTCCGGAAAGGGCGTCTGATTGCGGCTGCAACCGGGGACAGGAGAGGTGAGGATGCGGCCTATGACATCCTGAACTGGAAAGATTCGGCCATTCAAATCACTCACGCAGACCCCGAAAAACGCATTGAAATCAATCGTTCTCTCATGCATATTCTGGTTGAAGCGGCCCGCAGGCAGGATGAAGCGGAGACGGGTGAATGA
- a CDS encoding MinD/ParA family protein, with product MKRVITVTSGKGGVGKTNICVNLAVQFARQGLRPCIFDADLGLANINILMGIQPEHTLEAVVSGEKRISDIMIHDTCGVDIIPGGTGVEKLAAMTPRDVSQLIESFSCLEGYDVLFFDTSAGISRDVLSFCMASQEVLLVVTSEPTSLTDGYAMLKVLSLNGYRDPVKVVMNKAKNERFGKAVFDKFNETVKKYIPIEISYAGCLPADEAVSAAVIRQRPFTLLYPSSRAAAGIEQLAGFLFDNPGAGNSGTTFENFWEKYMEVAGTPLKLPQRKKRKSEKAPAKVQSVTRPPSAQPPVSEGDNNGLSGQILASLNQLTSVVTDMSSEFKEFRRALAGQDNDSVMPADSESNLGLPQLPPSIPLDFEAFKKKKLNGA from the coding sequence ATGAAACGGGTAATCACCGTTACCAGCGGAAAAGGTGGTGTCGGCAAGACCAATATCTGCGTGAACCTGGCCGTTCAGTTTGCCAGGCAGGGATTACGGCCCTGCATTTTTGATGCAGATCTCGGGTTGGCCAACATCAATATCCTAATGGGAATCCAGCCGGAGCATACCCTTGAGGCGGTAGTGAGTGGGGAAAAACGCATTTCGGATATCATGATTCATGATACCTGCGGTGTGGATATCATTCCCGGCGGAACCGGCGTGGAAAAGCTGGCAGCCATGACACCCCGGGACGTCTCTCAACTGATCGAGTCTTTCTCCTGTCTGGAGGGGTATGATGTCCTGTTTTTCGATACGTCGGCCGGCATTTCCAGGGATGTACTTTCCTTTTGCATGGCCTCCCAGGAGGTACTCCTGGTGGTGACATCCGAACCTACGTCGCTGACCGACGGTTACGCGATGTTGAAAGTGCTTTCCCTGAACGGATACCGCGACCCGGTAAAAGTGGTCATGAACAAGGCGAAAAACGAACGTTTTGGTAAGGCGGTATTCGACAAATTTAATGAAACGGTGAAAAAATATATACCCATTGAAATTTCCTATGCAGGCTGCCTTCCTGCTGATGAAGCTGTGTCCGCAGCAGTGATCCGGCAGCGCCCGTTTACTTTGTTGTACCCTTCGAGCCGTGCCGCTGCCGGTATTGAGCAACTGGCCGGATTTTTGTTCGACAATCCAGGTGCCGGTAACAGTGGCACTACGTTTGAGAATTTCTGGGAAAAGTACATGGAAGTTGCAGGGACACCTCTTAAACTTCCTCAAAGAAAAAAAAGAAAATCGGAAAAAGCGCCGGCGAAAGTTCAAAGCGTTACCCGCCCACCGTCCGCACAGCCGCCGGTTTCTGAAGGGGACAATAATGGACTCTCCGGTCAGATACTGGCGTCTTTAAATCAATTGACCTCGGTTGTCACTGATATGTCTTCCGAATTTAAAGAATTTCGGCGTGCTCTGGCAGGACAGGACAATGACAGTGTCATGCCTGCTGATTCCGAAAGTAATCTGGGATTACCACAATTGCCGCCTAGCATTCCCCTTGATTTTGAAGCTTTTAAGAAAAAGAAACTGAATGGGGCCTGA
- a CDS encoding transposase, whose protein sequence is MAQGKALTPEEKKAIVALKEYFDRTIDDLEEQEELSVQRVSNALGFGLSTVRRTMADYSRGVNFDEESIVYRGRPERALSDSALTIVRKYIRNANKEGAYMTLETLWQYLEEVAPEQEFSIRTLGRALDRWGFTFGKGIRTQRFKEKDHVVVARQRYLRRKKTNRKGKGTIRPEVYLDESYVNKNHSKDFVWYCDDDGPWIQKPTGKGERLIIINAITKDGWVPGAKVTFKSTRKTGDYHGQMNQTMFKKWFEEKLLPNIPARSLIIMDNAAYHNVLSPVSAPTPSCKKEKIRSWLEKNNFPVKEDCLKAELVDILTRVGPQPTYALDEIANKQGHEVLRTPPYHPELQPIETCWGIVKNEIARNCDFTMNNLIQQLESAFGKVTAKTCAGLIRKTRDVEDVFWRDDAALDEQN, encoded by the coding sequence ATGGCCCAAGGCAAAGCGCTTACACCGGAAGAGAAAAAAGCAATAGTAGCTCTAAAAGAATACTTTGACCGCACTATAGATGACCTTGAGGAGCAGGAAGAGTTAAGTGTACAGAGGGTGTCAAACGCGCTTGGATTTGGTTTGTCGACGGTGAGAAGGACTATGGCAGATTACAGCCGTGGTGTAAATTTTGATGAAGAATCAATTGTATATAGAGGACGACCAGAGCGGGCACTTTCCGATTCGGCACTGACAATTGTTCGAAAATACATACGCAATGCCAATAAAGAAGGCGCCTATATGACACTTGAAACGCTGTGGCAGTACTTAGAAGAAGTTGCGCCTGAACAGGAATTTAGCATCCGAACATTAGGCCGGGCACTTGATCGTTGGGGATTTACATTCGGTAAAGGGATACGAACTCAGCGGTTTAAAGAAAAGGACCATGTTGTGGTAGCCAGGCAACGCTACCTCAGGAGAAAAAAAACAAATCGAAAGGGCAAAGGGACGATTCGCCCTGAAGTTTATTTGGACGAGTCCTATGTGAACAAAAATCACAGTAAGGATTTTGTGTGGTACTGCGACGATGATGGGCCATGGATTCAAAAACCTACCGGAAAGGGCGAGCGCTTGATAATAATAAATGCAATCACTAAAGACGGTTGGGTTCCCGGCGCCAAGGTGACTTTCAAAAGCACTCGAAAAACTGGAGACTACCATGGGCAGATGAATCAAACGATGTTCAAAAAGTGGTTTGAAGAAAAATTGCTTCCAAATATTCCTGCTCGCTCACTGATAATCATGGATAATGCTGCTTATCATAATGTCTTGTCACCAGTCTCTGCACCGACCCCTTCATGTAAAAAGGAAAAAATTCGATCCTGGTTGGAGAAAAACAATTTTCCCGTGAAGGAAGATTGCTTAAAGGCTGAATTGGTTGATATTTTGACAAGAGTTGGGCCGCAACCGACATATGCATTGGACGAGATTGCTAATAAACAGGGGCATGAGGTCCTGAGAACACCACCCTATCATCCTGAGTTGCAACCAATAGAGACATGTTGGGGTATTGTAAAAAATGAAATTGCCCGTAATTGTGATTTTACAATGAATAATTTAATTCAGCAGCTTGAAAGTGCGTTTGGCAAGGTTACCGCCAAAACCTGCGCTGGGTTAATAAGGAAAACTCGTGATGTTGAAGATGTTTTTTGGCGGGATGATGCTGCTCTTGATGAACAAAATTGA